Within Candidatus Rokuibacteriota bacterium, the genomic segment GCGGTCGATCGGCAGCCCCCGCTGCGTGACTGCGTCGCAGTACTCGATGGCCGCCGCCAGCGCGAAGGCGACCTGCTGAACCTGATCGGCGCCGGCTTCGCCGAGGTGATAGAGCGCGATGTTGTTGGCGTAGAAGCGCGGCATCTTCTCGGTCACGTACTCGATGATGTCCGCGCTGAGCCGCACCGCCTGTCGGGGCGGGAAGATGTACTTCCCGCACGCCGTGTACTCCTTCATGACGTCGTTCTGCACGCAGCCGGTCAGCAGGTCCAGCGGGACGCCCTGCTTCCTGGCCACGGCGATGTGCATGGCCAGGATCACGGGCGCGATCGGGTTGACCACGTACGTGACGCCGATACGCCGCAGGTCGATCCCGTCGAGGAACTCTTCCATGTCGGCCAGCGAGCTGATCGTCAACCCCACCCGCCCGATCTCTCCTTCGGCCAGCGGGTGATCGATGTCATAGCCCATGTTCGTCGGCAGGTCGCAGGCGACGTGGATGCTGTCCTGGCCCTCGGCGATGAGCTTCTTGAACAGGCGGTTGGTGTCCCGGGCGGTGGCGAACCCCGCGTACTGACCGATCCCGTAGATCTTGTCCCGGTATCCCGTCACGTCGGCGCCGCGGGTGAAGGGGAACTCGCCCGGGAACCCGAGGTCGTCGCGGTAGTCGAAGCCCCGGGCGGCGAGGTCCAGGGGCGTGTAGAGCTCCTTGACCGGGATCCCGCTGTCAGTGGAAAACGCGATCGCCCGCGGCTTCGTCAACGCCTGCTCGTGCGTCTTCCGCCACGATGCAGCCTGCTGCTCGAGGTCATCGTCGCGCATCGGCCGTCCTCCCGGTGGCATCGATCGTCCGCCTCATGTAGTCGACGATGTCGTCGAGCTTGGTCTGTTGACCGAACACCGCGCTGACCCCGAGCCTGAGCAGCTCATCCACGTCCTCGGCGGGAATGAATCCACCGACCACGAGCGTGACCTCCGGCGCTCCCGCGACACGGAGCAGGTCCTGCAGCCGCGCGACGATGCGTTGATGCGCGCCTGACAGGATGCTGAGCCCGATGACCGACACGTCCTCTTCCAGCGCAATCTTCACGATCTCGTCCGGCAACCGATGCAATCCGCTGTACACGACCTCGAGGCCGGCGTCCCGCAGGGCCACCACCACCAGCTTGGCGCCCCGATCGTGCCCGTCCAGACCGGCTTTCGCGATGAGGATCCGACCGTGCCGCTCCGACATCGTCCCCCCTCCGGTGATCACCGTGCCGATCGGCGCAGGATCTTGCCCGTGTCACTCTTCGGCAGCTCGCTCACGAATTCGACCTCCGCGGGCGCTTTGTAGTGGGCGAGCCGGCCCCGGCAGTGCTCGATGAGCTCGCTCGCCGACGCCTGGGCGCCCTTCTTGAGGACGATCATCGCCCTCGGGACCTGCCCTTTCACCGGGTGCGGGACGCCGATCACGAGACACTCCTTGACCGCTGAGTGGCTGTAGAGCACGTCCTCGGTCTCCGTAGGGTATACCTTGAACCCCGACGTGATGATCAGATCGTCCTTACGGTCGACCAGGTAGAGGAAGCCCTCCTCGTCGAACTTTCCGAGGTCCCCGCTGTGCGACCAGCCGTCGCGGTAGTGCCGTGCCGTCAACGCGGGCAGTTTCCAAAAGCCGGGAGACATCGTCGGGCCGCGAAAGACGATCTCCCCGACCTCCCCTGCCGGCAGCACGCGATTGGCCTCGTCCACGACCCTGACTTCGAGCCCCGCGACGGGCAGCGGCAAGCCGATGGAGCTGTACTTCCTCGGTCCGTCGTACGGGTGGGCGGTGAGCATCGACCCCGTCATGCCGTAGGTGTTGATGACCACCGCCGCCACCCGTTCCTCGAACTCGCGGATCAGGTTCGCCGGCACCGGCGCCCCGCCCACGACGCACGTGCGCAGGCTCGTCAGGTCGTAACGCAGCAGATCGGGACAGTTCAGAATCTGGATGAACAGGGTCGGCACGCCCGCCAGGAAGGTCACGCGCTCGGACGCGATCTTCGCGAGCGCGGTCTTCGGGGCCCATTCCCGCAACACGGAGATGGCCCCGCCCTGGTAGAGCGGCAGAAACATGCCGATGTAACAGCCGAACGTGTGGAACATCGGCAACGCCGCCAGCGCCCGGTCCTCCGGGGTGACGCGGTAGGCGCGCGCGAGCGAGGTCGCGATCTCGGCCCGCACCCGATGGGAAATCGGCACGCCCTTGGGCCTTCCGGTCGTGCCGGCGGTGAAGAACAGGGAGGCGAGATCGTCGTCCCGGCAGTCGACGAGGCCGTCGGCGGCGGTCGAGGCCGCGAGGAGTCGGCCGAGGTTGTAGGTGCCATAGACGTCCCGGTCGCCCGTGGTGATGATCCACTCGAGCTGGGGCAGGTCCCACCAGAGGTGATCGATCTTGTCGAGAAAGTCCGGGTCGGCCAGCAGCGCGCGGACCTGGCCGCTCTTCAGGACATAGTCGATCGTCGACTCGTCGTGCCGCTTGTTGATGCCGACGACCGTCGCGCCCATGCGCTGCACGGCGAAATGGCCGATGACGAACTCCAGCGAGTTGTCGAGCGCCAGGCCCACCCGGTCGTGGCGGCGCACCCCGAGCTGCGTGAGGGCGTCGATCAGCCTGTTACTGGCGGTGAGCAGGGCCGCGTAGGTGACGGTTCGATCGCCGTCGGTCACGGCGATCTTCGCCGGCGAGCCGGCGGCGTGGCGATCCAGACAGTCGGCGACGTTCATCGGTCGAGTGTCTCGTCGGGCTGGGCGACCTCGTATGCCCGGCCCAGGTACGCCTTGATCACTTCCTCGTTCCGGCTGATCTCGGCCGGCGTTCCTTCGGCGAGCTTGCACCCGAAGTTCAGGACCACGATGCGCGGACAGAAGCTCATCACGGCGTGCAGGACATGCTCGACCACCAGGATCGCGGTCCCGGTCCTCGCGTGAACGGTTCGGAGAATCGAGAGCAGCTCGTCGACCTCCGCCGGGAGCAACCCCGCCATCACCTCGTCCAGGAGCAGCAACGAGGGCTTCGTCGCCAGCGCCTTGGCCAGCTCGAGCCGTTTCCGCTCCGGCGTGGTCAGGTCCCGTCCGAACCTGCCGCTCTTGTCGCCGAGGTGAAGCAGATCGAGCACCTCGGCGGCGAACGCCCGGGCGTCCTCGATCGTCGCCAGATGGTTCAGCGCTCCGGCCGCCGCCATTTCGGCGACGGTCAGCCCGTTGAACGGCCGCGTGATCTGGAACGTGCGGGCGATCCCCCGCTTGCAGATCTCGTGCGGGCTGAGCCGCGTGATGTCGGCGCCATTCCAGGTGACCCGGCCCGAGTCGGCATGGAAGAAGCCGCCGATCAGGTTGAAGACCGTCGTCTTGCCGGCGCCGTTCGGTCCGATGAGGCCGACGACCTCCCCCGGACGAATCGTCATGCTGACGTCCGTCACGGCCTTGATGCCGCCGAAGCTCTTCGTCAGCCGGGTCAATTCGAGCACAGGAGATCCCTCAGGCTAACCCCTGGACCACCTCGGCCGCGGCCAGACCAGCTCGACCGTCTTGATCGACTCGGGATAGACCGGGCGATGCTTGCCGCCACGAACCTGGGTGATGATGACGTCGGCACCGATATTGAGCCCCTGGTCGTTGAACTGGAGCGGCGTCGGCAAGACCCAGTACCGCTCGCCGGGGTTGAGCCGCAGGTTCCGGATCGCGTCCCGGATCTTGTCCCGGTCGGTGGACGCGGCCGCTTCCACGGCGCCCCAGATGACGCCGATCGTCCAGTACCCGATCCCGGCAACGGTATCCATTTCCCGCCCCGTCGCCGTCTTGAAACGCTTCACGAGGTCGGCCGCGACCTTGGCCTCCGGATTGAAGTCGGTGCCCCCCAGCATGTATTCGGCGTCCTGCTTGAGGTTGTCGACCGCAGTCCGGTCAACGGCACCCCCGAGGATCCCGATGTAGTTCGGGTTGAAATCGAGCGACTTCATGTCCTTGACGAAGATGACCGTATCGGCAGGCTTGCCATGGTGGAAGATCGTGTCGACGCCGGCTTGCTTGCACGACGTGAGTGGCGCGCTGAAATCCCTGGCCGTCGCGGCCGAGTAGCGGACATAGTCGACCACGTTGAACCCGACTTCCTTGGCGCGCGCCAGGGCGTTCTCGCCGATCTGCGTCCCGGCCGTGTCGTCCTGCACGATGATCGCGACCTTCGTCGGCATCACGCCGGTCTTCTGTCCGGCCCACTTGCTGAAGTCCACGGATTTTCTCGCCAGCTGGATCGCCGTCGGCCGGAGCATGAAAACGTACTTGAATCCCCGCTGGACGATCTGAGGCGAGCTATCCCCGCCGTCGACGAACGGCACTCGAAGGCGCTCGGCGATGCTGGCGGCCGTGACCGCGACGCTGCTGGTCACGCACCCCGTGAGGACCTGGACCTTCTGCTGTGCCAGCTTCTCTGTCCGCGCCGCCCCGATGTCGGGCTTGCTCTCGTGATCCTCGACGACGAGCTTGAGCCTCGCGCCCCCGAGCGACTTCACTCCGCCCGCCGCGTTGATCTCGTTGACGGCGAGCTGCATGGTCTCGGCCGCGCCCTTCCCCCATTGCGCCGTGATGCCCGTCAGGCCGACCACCGCACCGATAACGACCTCCCCGGCCGCTGCGGCAGCCGGCGCGACCTCGACCCACCTGGAGGCGCTCGACACCAGCGGCAGGCCGGCCACCCCTGAGGCGACCCTCATGAACGACCGGCGCGTGATCCTGCCGGAGCTCCGATCGGGTTGACGAGAACGGGCGTGGTCGAGTTTACCGTGGCGCATTGGCGTTATCTCCTCTTGTTCGTCGATCCGGGCACGTGATATCCGGCGCCGGCATGACCTGGCGGCCGATCAGGCGGATCGTCCTGAGGACCTTGTCTCGCTCCCACATGCGCGGCGACCTTGGCGACGGGAGAGTCTGCCGCGAAATGCTGCGGCGACACGAACAGGCCGGATTTCATCTCGGCGCCCCGGGCCGACGCGCCTGTGCCCTCACGGGCGCGCCGGCGGCCACTGGATGCCGTACGCGTCGAGCCGGCGCAGCCGGTCCTGACCGACGTAGCGGTCGTACACCTCGCCGAGCGCCTCGGGCGTCCAGGGCTCGCTCCGGGAGACCGTCCGCAGGGCCGCGGGATGGGACCACACGCTGACCTCATTGCCAGCCACGTGGATGACCTGTCCCGTCACGTGGGCGGCGAGATCGCTCGCGAGGAAGGCGACGACGACCGCGACGGCTTCCGGCGGCGCGGCCACCTGCGCCCGCCGGCTCTCGGAGAGGCGCGCGGTCATCCGTGTGTCCGCCGCGGGCGAGATGCAGTTGACTGTCACCCCGTACTTCGCCATCGCGATCGCCGTCGAGCGCGTGAGGCCGAGGATCCCGCCCTTCGCGGCGGCGTAGTTCGGCTGGGCGGGGCTGCCCTCGAGGCCGGCGGTGGAGGTGAACGTGATGATCCGCCCGTTGCGCTTCTCCCGCATGTGGCGCGTGGCCGCGCGCATCACGGTGAAGTGGCCCTTGAGGTGGACCGCGATGACGCTGTCCCACTCCTCCTCGGTCATGTTGAAGATCATCCGCTCCCGGAGGATCCCGGCGCAGCAGACGAGGATGTGCAGGTCGCCGAACGTCGTGAGCGCGGCGTCCACGACCGCCTGCCCGCCCGCCAGGGTGGCGACGCTCTCGACGCTCGCCACCGCCCGGCCCCCCGCCGCCTCGATCTCCTTCACGACGGCCTGGGCCGGTCCCGACGACGGCTCCCGGCCGTCGACCGTGACACCATAGTCGTTCACCACCACCTTCGCCCCGGCAGCGGCGAGCCCGAGCGCCACCGCGCGACCGATGCCGTTGCCCGCCCCTGTCACGCCCGCGACCTTCCCGTCGAGCAGCCCCACGTGCCCCCCTCCCGATGTTTGCGTATGGCGCGCCAGCCGCCTCAGACTGGCGTCGCGACCAGGATCGCCATCGCCTCGACCCCGCGCGCGCCGTGCCCGCGAGGCAGCACGATCGATGGGTTTCGCCCCGCCTCCACGAAACGCTCGATGATCGGCTGCGGGTTCGTGAACGCCTCACCGAGGGCCGGCAGCTTCCGGAGCTCGGTGAGGCCGGGATCGTCCCAGCACTTCAGCGTCGCCAGGGCTTAGCCGACCGCGTCCGGCAGGCTGGACTGAGCGACGGGGACGGTCTCCGGGTAGCGAGCCGCTCTCGCCAACCAGAAAGCAGGCACACCGCGGCAAGTGATCCTGTCCCAGGAAGACCCCCTCGTCCAGTGAAACGTTCTGCATGAAATGGTAAGATCTGCTTAATGATAGACGTCGCGCTCTTCCCCGCCCTCGAGACCCTGCTTGCGGTGTCCAGCACGGGCTCGGTGGGGGCGGCGGCGCGCCAGCGTCACGTCACCTCCTCCGCGGTGAGCCAGCAGATCCGCCGGCTCGAGAATCATTTCGGTATGAAGCTCTTCGAGCGCGCCGGGCGCGGCGTCCGCCTCACCGCCGCCGGCGAGACGGCGCTGCCGGTCGTGCGCGAGCTGTGGGGTGTGGCGGAGTCCGTTTTCGCCCGCCTCGCCGAGCTGGCCGGTCGTCCCGCCACCACGCTCCGCATGGCGGCCAGCGACTACCTGGGCAAGGGTCTCCTGGCACCGGTGCTCCGCGACCTGCTGGACGAGGCGCCGCCGCTGCGCTTCGAGATCGTCACCACCCACTCGCGCGCAGGCGTGCGCTTGGTCCAGAGCGGCGACGTGGACCTCGCCGTGGTCACGGGCCAGGAGACCCCGCGCGGCCTCGAGGACCGGCACCTCTTCGACCAGCCCTTCGTCTGGGTGGGCCCCCGGCGCGGGCGCCGCGGCCAGGCGCGGCTGACGGAGCGGCTGCGCCAAGAGCCCGTCCTGCGCCTGGCCGCGGAGAGCCGCAGCCGCGTGCTGCTCGACCAGTATCTCGCCGACCAGCGTATCCGCCCGGTGTCGACCATCGACGTGCCGAGCGTCTCGCTGCTGCTCTCGTATGTCTCAGGCGGGCTGGGCATCGGGCTCGTTCCCGCCCTTGCCCTCGCCGGGGCGCCCCCGGACCGCATTGTGAGTGAGCCCGCGCGGGTCCCGTCACTGCCCGTCACTCTGGTCTGGCGTCCGGCCACCCGCCGCCAGCCCGCCCTCACGCGCCTCGCCGCCCTCCTCGTCGCCGCCGGCGGCCGGGCGGGCGCGCGGCTGACCCGAGCGCGGGCGGGGCGGACCCGATCTGCCGACCATCCGGCGTCACCGCCGGCGGCGAGAGGAGCCTCACGTCGGCGATCGTCGGGCGGAGGTCGGTCGTGCCATGGTTCTCGCTGACGCCTGGGCGTCGATCATGGGGTGGTGGAGGACTCGCGACCGTGGCCCACTCACCTCCTGCGGGGAGGCGATGGCGCTCCGGGATCTCGGGGCCGACTCGTGACTCCCGATCCCCCGAGCCGCGCCAGTAGCCGTCGCGCCGCATCCGACGTTGCCCAGCGGGGGGCGAGCGCGAGCGATTGATCGAGGTATCGACGAGCGGCCTCGCGGTCCTTGAGCTTCGCCGCGATGGCGCCGGCACGGTAGAGCATGCCCGCCTCGCGGATGCCCACGGCCAATGCCTGCTCGATCTCCCGGCGCGCCTCGGCGTGACGGCCGTTGAGGGACAGCGCCCAGGCATATGCGTCGCGCGTATGGACGTCGCGGCGGCGAGCGATCTCCTTCTCGGCGACGGTGAGCGCGTCTCCCGGCCGCCGGGCGACGTCGGCATAGTAGAAGACCAGCTCGCGGTTGGCGTTGTCCCAGCCGTCCATCTCGGCCCGTGCCTTGCGCTCGAACTCGGCGAAGGCCCGGGCCGCCGCCTGGCGCTCGCCCCCCTGTCGCAGCGCCATGCCGAGCGCGAACAGGTGTTCCGGATAGGGCGCCCGCTCGTAGCGGCGCCGTTCCAGCCCCACCGCCTCGCGATGCCGGCCCTGCGCGGACCGCACCCGTGCCAGCTGGCCGAGCGCGTAGTGATAGTCCGGAAACCGTGCCAGGGCCTGCCCGAGCAGGCTATCGGCGACGTCCACCTTGCCCTGCATGAGCTGCAGGTGAGCCATCTGGGTCAGGATCCAGGCCTGCTCCTCCACCTCGGTGGGCGGCGTCCGGCCGTAGGCCATCTGCATGAGGTCCAGCGCGCCCTCGATGTCGCCGAAGAGCTCTCGCAGATAGGCGGCTCGCGTCAGTCCGGCGATATTGCCCGGTCGCAGGTTCAAGAGCCACTGGGCCGCCTCTTCGGCTTCGGCGTAGTTGCCCAGCTCGACATTGGCGTCGACCAGGAAGCCATAGGTCATGAGGTCGTCGGGGACCTTCCGGTTGAGCCGTTGGGCCAGCTCGAGAGCCTGCGCGAACTCGTGCTTGCCAAGGCGCACCCAGATACGCGTGCGCTCGGCGGCCAGGTTTCCCGGGGCGACCTCCAGCGAGCGGGCGATGGCGGCGTCGGCCCGGTCGTAGTAGGTGGGATCGGCGGTTTCCCTCGCGCGGCGGGCAAGGGCCAGGGCCAGGTCGGCGTGGGCCTCGGCGCGCTCGGGCGCGGCCTGGATCACTCTCTCCGCCGCGGCGATCTTCTGCTGGGCGGGGGACAGGCTCTCGGCGGAGGCCGTGGCGACGCCCAGGCACGCGACCCCGGTGGCCAGCAGCCGCCGGACCACCGGGATCGCGTGCATGACACTCGCCCTACGGCGCGCAGGCGGCACCCAAACCTGCGGTGCAACCCGCCTCGCCCGGGTCGATGTGCCGCCGGCTCCGACCGCTCGGAGCGTCGGCCAGGTACGGGAAGTCGGTACGGTAGGGCGCGTCGTTGACGTTGACGCCGTCGCCCAGCCGCCCGCCGATGTTCGGGTCGAAGCCAGGGAACGGCGCGGCGAGCACCCCGCCGACGACCAGCCGGAGGGTGATGTCGGTCACGTCGTCGAACACCCGCCGGCCGTTGGGGAAGCCGGCGGGGTCTCCCCCGAGCAGACCGAGGCGGCTGGCGACGGGACTACCGGGCGGGGTCGGCGCCACGCCGGTATTCAGTCTCAGCACGTCGGCGATGGGGCCCGGGGGGGTCCCCGTCGCGGCGATCGGCGGGGCATAGGTCACCACCGGCAAGAGGTCCAAGCGCGGCGGAACAGGGATGGCGACCGCGCCACCGGTGAGCGCGTTCACGACCCGGGCGATCGCCGGATCCAGGAAGAAGGAGGCGAACTGGGAGTCGTTCTTCGGCTGGTCCATGCTGAAGCGGTCCTTGGACCCCGTTCCCACGAGCAATTCGTTGATGAGCGGATTGCCCATGCGCTGCACCTGGAAGAAGGTCCCCGAGCTCGCCGGGGGCAGCGGCGAGCGCCGGACCGTGGTCCGGGGGCGCGAGGTGGTGGCCCACACGCCGATGGTGGCCGCCGTCGAGGTGGCGGCTTCCACGGCGCCGGTCCGGGTCAGCAGCGACACCGGCACCTCGATGGCGATGGAGTTGACCGCATACCCGGAGACGGTGTCAGCGGCGAAGTTCTGCACGGCCGCGTCGTCGGACACGCTCAGGATCGGCGGAGCCTTGCTGGTGTTGAAGGTATCGAACGCCCCGCCCAGGTCGATCCAGAAGGCATCGTCGGTGGTGCCCGCGAACACCTTCACGTTGGGCGTGGTCGTCGTGTGGATGCCGGCGTTGAAGA encodes:
- a CDS encoding cobalamin B12-binding domain-containing protein, which gives rise to MSERHGRILIAKAGLDGHDRGAKLVVVALRDAGLEVVYSGLHRLPDEIVKIALEEDVSVIGLSILSGAHQRIVARLQDLLRVAGAPEVTLVVGGFIPAEDVDELLRLGVSAVFGQQTKLDDIVDYMRRTIDATGRTADARR
- a CDS encoding AMP-binding protein, with product MNVADCLDRHAAGSPAKIAVTDGDRTVTYAALLTASNRLIDALTQLGVRRHDRVGLALDNSLEFVIGHFAVQRMGATVVGINKRHDESTIDYVLKSGQVRALLADPDFLDKIDHLWWDLPQLEWIITTGDRDVYGTYNLGRLLAASTAADGLVDCRDDDLASLFFTAGTTGRPKGVPISHRVRAEIATSLARAYRVTPEDRALAALPMFHTFGCYIGMFLPLYQGGAISVLREWAPKTALAKIASERVTFLAGVPTLFIQILNCPDLLRYDLTSLRTCVVGGAPVPANLIREFEERVAAVVINTYGMTGSMLTAHPYDGPRKYSSIGLPLPVAGLEVRVVDEANRVLPAGEVGEIVFRGPTMSPGFWKLPALTARHYRDGWSHSGDLGKFDEEGFLYLVDRKDDLIITSGFKVYPTETEDVLYSHSAVKECLVIGVPHPVKGQVPRAMIVLKKGAQASASELIEHCRGRLAHYKAPAEVEFVSELPKSDTGKILRRSAR
- a CDS encoding LysR family transcriptional regulator; amino-acid sequence: MDVALFPALETLLAVSSTGSVGAAARQRHVTSSAVSQQIRRLENHFGMKLFERAGRGVRLTAAGETALPVVRELWGVAESVFARLAELAGRPATTLRMAASDYLGKGLLAPVLRDLLDEAPPLRFEIVTTHSRAGVRLVQSGDVDLAVVTGQETPRGLEDRHLFDQPFVWVGPRRGRRGQARLTERLRQEPVLRLAAESRSRVLLDQYLADQRIRPVSTIDVPSVSLLLSYVSGGLGIGLVPALALAGAPPDRIVSEPARVPSLPVTLVWRPATRRQPALTRLAALLVAAGGRAGARLTRARAGRTRSADHPASPPAARGASRRRSSGGGRSCHGSR
- a CDS encoding SDR family NAD(P)-dependent oxidoreductase; protein product: MGLLDGKVAGVTGAGNGIGRAVALGLAAAGAKVVVNDYGVTVDGREPSSGPAQAVVKEIEAAGGRAVASVESVATLAGGQAVVDAALTTFGDLHILVCCAGILRERMIFNMTEEEWDSVIAVHLKGHFTVMRAATRHMREKRNGRIITFTSTAGLEGSPAQPNYAAAKGGILGLTRSTAIAMAKYGVTVNCISPAADTRMTARLSESRRAQVAAPPEAVAVVVAFLASDLAAHVTGQVIHVAGNEVSVWSHPAALRTVSRSEPWTPEALGEVYDRYVGQDRLRRLDAYGIQWPPARP
- a CDS encoding DUF4331 domain-containing protein — protein: MTARLVILVLVAAVASSPLADAANHREAPITALDHKADISDVFAFRSYGGSSSAPRVTLIMSVDPLLEPANGPNWFPFDPDILYEIKIDNNNDAVEDIVFQFRFTTEQRLPNLFQGYAGVGGGAVAPGNSPPPVPPGTLIVPPRIDSFDDVGLGQRQRYTVTMVKGGVATPITRAAGGPFFAVPANVGPRTMDYTALFNAGIHTTTTPNVKVFAGTTDDAFWIDLGGAFDTFNTSKAPPILSVSDDAAVQNFAADTVSGYAVNSIAIEVPVSLLTRTGAVEAATSTAATIGVWATTSRPRTTVRRSPLPPASSGTFFQVQRMGNPLINELLVGTGSKDRFSMDQPKNDSQFASFFLDPAIARVVNALTGGAVAIPVPPRLDLLPVVTYAPPIAATGTPPGPIADVLRLNTGVAPTPPGSPVASRLGLLGGDPAGFPNGRRVFDDVTDITLRLVVGGVLAAPFPGFDPNIGGRLGDGVNVNDAPYRTDFPYLADAPSGRSRRHIDPGEAGCTAGLGAACAP
- a CDS encoding ABC transporter substrate-binding protein, with protein sequence MRVASGVAGLPLVSSASRWVEVAPAAAAAGEVVIGAVVGLTGITAQWGKGAAETMQLAVNEINAAGGVKSLGGARLKLVVEDHESKPDIGAARTEKLAQQKVQVLTGCVTSSVAVTAASIAERLRVPFVDGGDSSPQIVQRGFKYVFMLRPTAIQLARKSVDFSKWAGQKTGVMPTKVAIIVQDDTAGTQIGENALARAKEVGFNVVDYVRYSAATARDFSAPLTSCKQAGVDTIFHHGKPADTVIFVKDMKSLDFNPNYIGILGGAVDRTAVDNLKQDAEYMLGGTDFNPEAKVAADLVKRFKTATGREMDTVAGIGYWTIGVIWGAVEAAASTDRDKIRDAIRNLRLNPGERYWVLPTPLQFNDQGLNIGADVIITQVRGGKHRPVYPESIKTVELVWPRPRWSRG
- a CDS encoding ABC transporter ATP-binding protein, coding for MTIRPGEVVGLIGPNGAGKTTVFNLIGGFFHADSGRVTWNGADITRLSPHEICKRGIARTFQITRPFNGLTVAEMAAAGALNHLATIEDARAFAAEVLDLLHLGDKSGRFGRDLTTPERKRLELAKALATKPSLLLLDEVMAGLLPAEVDELLSILRTVHARTGTAILVVEHVLHAVMSFCPRIVVLNFGCKLAEGTPAEISRNEEVIKAYLGRAYEVAQPDETLDR